One window of the bacterium genome contains the following:
- a CDS encoding CaiB/BaiF CoA-transferase family protein, with protein MLPKIFTNVSVLDFSRLLPGPFASGLLARLGAEVTCVLPPQKDAVLGDYSPFAALREGKRFVTVDLKTESGLAEARRLAAGTSILLEGFRPGTMERLGLGFDSLQALNPDLLYVSLVGYPAGHPKYLAGGHDLNFLIDSGIYQLLYGEGGVQLPALQIADVMGGFYAAFQILAAWIERMKGPGSRRIEVSVMESLALMQEYRSDEAAAGILPMLTGSLARYRIYKTKDHRSVAVAGLEPKFHAALLETLGLEARPGEGEEALAGRIQAVFATRDAAEWGRIFAKVDACLSFF; from the coding sequence ATGCTGCCCAAAATCTTTACCAACGTTTCGGTACTCGACTTTTCCCGCCTCTTGCCCGGGCCTTTCGCCAGCGGGCTCTTGGCCCGCTTAGGCGCCGAGGTCACTTGCGTCCTGCCGCCGCAGAAAGACGCGGTGCTCGGCGACTACAGCCCCTTCGCGGCCCTGCGCGAGGGCAAACGCTTCGTCACCGTCGATTTGAAAACAGAGAGCGGCTTGGCCGAAGCCCGGCGGCTTGCCGCCGGCACTTCGATCCTGCTGGAAGGCTTTCGGCCGGGAACGATGGAGCGCCTCGGCCTGGGCTTCGATAGCTTGCAGGCGCTCAACCCCGATCTGCTCTACGTCAGCTTGGTCGGCTATCCGGCCGGGCATCCCAAGTATCTGGCCGGCGGCCACGATCTCAATTTCCTGATCGACTCCGGCATCTATCAACTGCTTTACGGCGAGGGCGGCGTGCAATTGCCGGCCCTGCAGATCGCCGACGTGATGGGCGGCTTCTACGCCGCCTTCCAAATCTTGGCGGCCTGGATCGAGCGGATGAAAGGCCCGGGTTCGAGACGGATTGAAGTGTCGGTGATGGAGAGCCTGGCTTTGATGCAGGAGTACCGCAGCGACGAGGCCGCCGCCGGCATCCTTCCGATGCTGACCGGCAGCTTGGCCCGTTACCGGATCTACAAGACCAAGGACCACCGCTCGGTGGCGGTGGCCGGCTTGGAGCCCAAATTCCATGCCGCCTTGCTTGAGACCTTGGGCCTCGAAGCCAGGCCCGGCGAAGGTGAAGAAGCGCTGGCCGGTCGAATCCAGGCTGTCTTCGCGACCCGAGACGCGGCGGAATGGGGCCGCATCTTCGCCAAAGTCGACGCTTGCCTCAGCTTTTTCTAG
- a CDS encoding DnaJ C-terminal domain-containing protein, which yields MPEKDYYQILGVSPTANDAEIKKAYRKLAKQYHPDVNKGDKSAEERFKDISAAYDTLSDKKKRQEYDLMRTYGGGFGGMGGESHGFRGRPDGGFDFSTFTGPGGASAGQQGNIHFEYGDLGDLFGDIFGGGVKGGARGGGFGTRARGAPMRGADRTYSMEIDFLDAVRGMTSKIGLESGAGKSEKINVKIPAGVKTGSKIRLAGKGDPSPSGGPSGDLFIEVKVRPHPYFSREGDDIYLQLPITIGEAVHGAQIEVPTVDGKLKMKIPAGTQGGQKFRLKGKGVVHRHDEGHGDQYVVVQLQLPPELDKESRNLIEEFTKRNSYNPREKFV from the coding sequence ATGCCCGAAAAAGACTATTACCAGATCCTCGGTGTCTCGCCGACCGCCAACGACGCCGAGATCAAGAAGGCTTACCGCAAGCTCGCCAAGCAGTATCATCCCGACGTGAACAAGGGCGACAAGTCGGCCGAGGAGCGTTTCAAGGACATCTCGGCGGCCTACGACACCTTGAGCGACAAAAAGAAACGGCAGGAATATGACCTGATGCGCACCTACGGCGGCGGTTTCGGCGGGATGGGCGGGGAATCTCACGGCTTCCGCGGCCGGCCTGACGGCGGCTTCGATTTCTCGACTTTCACCGGACCCGGCGGAGCCAGCGCCGGCCAGCAGGGCAACATCCATTTCGAGTACGGCGATCTGGGCGACCTCTTCGGCGATATCTTCGGCGGCGGCGTCAAGGGCGGAGCTCGCGGCGGCGGTTTCGGCACCCGAGCTCGAGGCGCGCCGATGCGCGGCGCCGACCGCACTTATTCGATGGAGATCGACTTCCTCGATGCGGTCCGCGGGATGACGAGCAAGATCGGCCTTGAGAGCGGCGCCGGGAAGAGCGAGAAGATCAACGTGAAGATTCCGGCCGGCGTCAAGACCGGTTCCAAGATCCGCTTGGCCGGCAAAGGCGATCCCTCGCCGAGCGGCGGCCCCAGCGGCGATCTCTTCATCGAGGTCAAGGTCCGGCCCCATCCCTATTTCTCGCGCGAGGGCGACGATATTTATCTGCAATTGCCCATCACCATCGGCGAGGCCGTCCACGGCGCCCAAATCGAGGTGCCGACGGTGGACGGAAAGCTCAAGATGAAGATTCCGGCCGGCACCCAGGGCGGCCAGAAATTCCGGCTGAAAGGGAAGGGCGTGGTCCATCGCCACGACGAAGGCCACGGCGACCAATATGTGGTGGTTCAACTCCAGCTGCCGCCCGAGCTCGACAAGGAAAGCCGCAACTTGATCGAGGAGTTCACGAAAAGAAATTCATACAATCCGAGGGAGAAATTTGTTTAA
- a CDS encoding transcription antitermination factor NusB, with protein MPRKQPYNARSLALRSLREVAQGAFAAEAIDHALREHPLAEADRGLLTQLVYGVLRERAFLDQVLSRYVSKAKTPEALLDLLRLGAYQCLSLEKVPDYAAVHEAVELAKLKHGSGAGRMANAVLRSLLREQTEIRAKLFDGRIESYPEWMLRRWRKRYPPERLKRMLEYFAAPAPLWARVNPRKAEAAGAAMIELGNRERSSWWQEMEAGNISIQDPHSYEVAMAVAPKDGEKILDACAGHGGKSSALAEIAPGMELYVHEPSPERIAQLGENFARLGIHQPTILSGPQAAADQELVFDAILVDAPCSGMGTLGRKPEIRWRLKPADLGRLAQKQRVILEGWIPRLGPAGRLIYAVCSLEPEEGRDNVATFLAGHPELRLEEERELFPEPGAGDGFYLARLARVK; from the coding sequence ATGCCCCGCAAACAACCCTACAACGCCCGAAGCTTGGCCCTTCGCTCGCTGCGCGAAGTCGCCCAAGGAGCCTTCGCCGCTGAGGCCATCGACCATGCCTTGCGGGAACATCCCCTGGCCGAAGCCGACCGCGGGCTCCTCACCCAGTTGGTCTACGGAGTCCTTCGGGAGCGGGCCTTCCTCGATCAAGTCCTGAGCCGCTACGTTTCGAAGGCCAAGACGCCCGAAGCCCTGCTCGACTTGCTGCGGCTTGGGGCCTACCAATGCCTGAGCCTCGAGAAGGTTCCGGACTATGCGGCGGTCCATGAGGCGGTGGAGCTGGCCAAGCTCAAGCACGGGTCCGGCGCCGGCCGCATGGCCAACGCGGTGCTGCGGAGCCTGCTCCGCGAGCAGACCGAGATCCGGGCCAAGCTGTTCGACGGCCGGATCGAGTCCTATCCCGAATGGATGCTGCGTCGCTGGCGCAAGCGGTATCCGCCGGAGCGGCTGAAGCGGATGCTCGAGTATTTCGCGGCGCCGGCGCCGCTTTGGGCCCGGGTAAATCCTCGAAAGGCCGAAGCGGCCGGAGCCGCCATGATCGAGCTCGGCAATCGGGAGCGAAGCTCTTGGTGGCAGGAGATGGAGGCTGGGAATATTTCGATCCAAGACCCGCATTCCTATGAAGTGGCGATGGCGGTGGCGCCGAAGGACGGCGAAAAGATCCTCGACGCCTGCGCCGGCCATGGCGGCAAGAGCAGCGCTCTGGCCGAGATCGCGCCCGGGATGGAGCTCTACGTCCACGAGCCCTCGCCGGAGCGGATTGCCCAGCTCGGCGAGAATTTCGCCCGCCTCGGAATTCACCAGCCCACCATTCTGTCCGGCCCGCAAGCCGCCGCCGACCAGGAACTGGTCTTCGACGCCATCCTGGTCGATGCTCCCTGCTCGGGCATGGGGACCTTGGGACGCAAGCCCGAGATCCGTTGGCGCCTCAAGCCGGCCGACTTGGGGCGGCTCGCCCAAAAGCAGCGGGTCATCCTCGAAGGATGGATTCCGCGGCTGGGACCCGCCGGCCGCTTGATCTACGCGGTTTGCTCGCTGGAGCCCGAAGAAGGCCGGGACAACGTCGCGACCTTCCTCGCCGGGCATCCTGAGCTGCGCTTGGAGGAGGAGCGGGAGCTCTTTCCCGAGCCCGGTGCGGGCGACGGCTTTTATCTCGCTCGCCTTGCCAGGGTGAAATGA
- the mtgA gene encoding monofunctional biosynthetic peptidoglycan transglycosylase, with protein MGKSKSRNPWLRGIGYTLALLVGIEVLILLCGLLENSWLRRHDPSSTAFTRRETLLSRKPADFSWRELGQISDSLKRAVLVAEDDAFFIHEGVDFKELQKSWELNLKKEKIARGGSTITMQLVKNLYFSRARNPLRKLNEILLTIDLEHKLPKERILELYLNVVEWGEGIYGAENASRYYFNKGAGDLSSSEAAYLAAILPNPVYLTKHNTRRAKGRQAIILRRMGKRSLPEEVR; from the coding sequence ATGGGAAAGAGCAAATCCCGAAATCCCTGGCTGCGCGGCATCGGCTACACCCTGGCGCTTCTCGTCGGCATCGAGGTTTTGATCCTGCTCTGCGGGCTGCTGGAGAACTCCTGGCTCCGCCGCCATGATCCCTCCTCCACCGCCTTCACCCGGCGCGAGACTTTGCTCAGCCGCAAGCCGGCCGACTTCTCCTGGCGCGAGTTGGGCCAAATATCGGATTCGCTGAAACGGGCGGTCCTGGTCGCGGAAGACGACGCCTTCTTCATCCACGAAGGGGTCGATTTCAAGGAGCTGCAAAAGAGCTGGGAGCTGAACCTCAAAAAAGAGAAGATCGCCCGCGGCGGCTCGACCATCACCATGCAGTTGGTGAAGAATCTCTATTTTTCCCGGGCCCGCAACCCGCTGCGCAAGCTCAACGAGATCCTCCTCACCATCGACTTGGAGCACAAGCTGCCCAAGGAGCGAATCCTGGAGCTCTACCTCAACGTCGTCGAGTGGGGCGAGGGAATCTACGGCGCGGAAAATGCCAGCCGTTATTATTTCAACAAAGGCGCCGGCGATTTGAGCTCTTCCGAGGCGGCCTATTTGGCGGCGATCCTGCCGAACCCGGTCTACCTGACCAAGCACAACACCCGCCGGGCCAAGGGACGCCAGGCCATCATCTTGCGGCGAATGGGCAAGAGGAGCCTGCCGGAAGAAGTTCGTTAA
- a CDS encoding thermonuclease family protein: MRSVQQVVYGDRLILDNGESVQALGVWAPKPDPGKKDFKPDSAMGAGERRSREFTQGLLQGRQVWLTYGEPAKDSQGNSLALIYFKVDSGQSLGGGGQQVSLGAGTYMLNQLLLSYGFAEADNKANTSYKVEFQQLQSEAVRGKRGNWQMMTP, translated from the coding sequence ATGCGGTCGGTCCAACAAGTCGTCTACGGCGACCGGCTCATCCTCGACAACGGCGAATCGGTCCAGGCTTTGGGCGTCTGGGCGCCGAAGCCCGACCCGGGGAAGAAGGACTTCAAGCCCGACTCGGCGATGGGCGCCGGCGAGCGCCGTTCCCGCGAATTCACCCAAGGCCTGCTGCAGGGCCGCCAGGTTTGGCTGACCTACGGCGAGCCGGCCAAGGATTCCCAGGGAAACAGCCTGGCCTTGATCTATTTCAAGGTCGACTCCGGCCAGAGCCTGGGCGGCGGTGGGCAGCAAGTCAGCTTGGGTGCCGGCACCTACATGCTCAATCAGCTCCTCCTGAGCTACGGCTTTGCCGAGGCCGACAACAAGGCCAACACGTCCTACAAAGTCGAGTTCCAGCAGCTCCAGAGCGAGGCGGTGAGGGGAAAAAGAGGGAATTGGCAGATGATGACGCCTTAA